The Cytobacillus sp. NJ13 sequence CAGCTTGATCTCAGTCACTCCTGTATTAAATGCACCATTTGTGATTAATTCCGGTACATTGAGCGAAGAAGACCAAAAACAGCTGCTTGAAATCATGACATCGGATGAAGTGGCAAATAATGAAAAAATCTTTGTTCCGGAGGACTCCGAATTTTCAGGTTTATTCAGCAAAAAGTCCGGCAATGAGCGTTTGGTGGAAGTAGAAGATAAGTGGTTCAACCCAATCCGTGAGTTAGCAAAATAAGGGGAATCACATATCAGCAGGGCCAGCCATTTTTGGAAGATTTACTGCCCGATTAAGCAGCATAAAACATTTGGATAGGAGGGGTTAACTCATGACAGCATTATTGGAAGTTAATCACCTTACAAAGCAATTTGGCAAAGGTTCGAAAGCATTAACAGATGTAAGCTTTTCAGTTCAGGAAGGGGAGTTCGTTTCCATTATCGGTCCATCAGGAGCAGGGAAATCAACTCTCCTCCGCTGCATCAACCGAATGATTGACGCTACAGGGGGTGACATCCGCTTCCAGGATCTACATGTAATGGACTTGAAGAAAAAAGAATTAAAGCAGGTCCGAACCAAAATTGGCATGATCTTTCAGCACTATAATTTAGTGAATCGATTATCGGTAATTGAAAACACTCTGCACGGAAAATTGGGAACCAAATCAACACTGGCAGGCGTTTTGGGAATTTACAGCAAAGAGGAAAAGCAGCAGGCAATCCAGATTTTGAATGTGCTTGGCCTGAACGAAATGATTTATAAGCGTGCAGACCAATTAAGCGGGGGGCAAAAACAGAGGGTAGGGATTGCCCGCGCGCTTATCCAAAATCCGCGGATGCTTTTGTGCGACGAGCCCATTGCGTCCCTTGATCCTAATTCGGCAAAAGTGATCATGGACTATTTAAAGAAGGTTTCAACAACGATGGGCATTACCGTTGTTGTCAATCTTCATCAAGTAGATGTAGCCATCAAGTATTCGGACAGAATCATCGGCATTAACAAGGGACAGGCAGTATATAACGGAACGGCTAAAGGAATGACTTCTGAAGACATTCAGCGAATATATGGATCGGAAGCTGAAGATTTAATCTTTGACATAGGAGGCATCCATGCAGGCTGATATCTTTGCTAAGAAAAAACGAAACACACTTGCTTTCCTCTTACTCCTTGGAGCCGTGACGATCCTTGCCATGATTATTACTGAGTACAATGCTTTAAAGGGCTTTGCTTCAATCCCGAAAGCCATTCAATGGGGAATGGCGAACTTTTATCCAACCGCAGAATCCTTAGAAAAGCTGCCAGTTATTCTTGAAAAGCTGCAGGAAACACTCCTGGTTTCGATTGCTGCTACGTCAGCAGCTGCTGTATTCGCCCTTTTATTTTCGATTTTCGGATCAAATACAACAAGGGTAAATGCCTTTTTTGGAGCTATTACCAGAGGAATTGCCACTGTCTTTAGAAATATCGATGTTGCCGCATGGGCGCTGATTTTGCTGTTTTCATTTGGACAAAGCGCGTTAACTGGTTATTTTGCTTTGTTTTTTGGGTCATTTGGATTCTTAACCAGAGCTTTTACAGAAACAATTGATGAAGTGAGCGGGGGTTCTGTGGAGGCGTTAAAAGCGACAGGCGCAGGATACTTTTCCATCATCTTTCAATCGGTGATTCCATCAAGCATACCGCAAATGATCAGCTGGATTTTGTTCATGATCGAAACGAATATCCGCAGTGCCACATTAATAGGATTGCTGACCGGTTCAGGAATAGGCTTTACGTTCAACCTATACTATAAAAGCCTGGCCTATGACACAGCAAGTTTGGTCGTTGTTGTCATCATAGCTGCTATTCTAATGATTGAATATGCATCCAATTATGTAAGGAAGGTGATTTTGTAATGGAGGTGAAGGAACAGCTCCGGAATGTTACAGTCCCAGCCGATCATTCGATTGGCCAAAGAATGCCGGCTAAGCCATTTAATAAAGCAGTTATTGTGACGAGATTAACTCTCTTTACCCTGGCTGTGCTGACAATCTATGCATTTTACAGCTTTGATTATAAGGAACTGGACTTTATGGATGCGCTTCTCGGCACATTCGCCAATTTAAAAACCATATTCCTTGAACCGCACTTGAAGCATTTCTCCTTTGGCCATGCCCTTTATCAAGTGATGGTTACACTCGGCCTAGCTTTTCTGACTACCTTGTTTGGCGCCATCATCGCAGTTCTTTTTGGATTGCTGGCGGCTGAGAATCTTTCTTCGAAAAAAGTTTCAATAGTCATTAAAAGCATGGTCGCCTTTATAAGAGCTGTGCCGACCGTCTTGTGGGTCCTGATCTTTGCGGTTGCAGCCGGCCTTGGAAGTACAGCTGCAGTTATTGGAATGACCTTTCACTCGATCGGCTATTTAATCAAAGCCTATTCTGAGTCCTTTGAAGAATTGGATAGGGGAGTGATTGAAGCGCTGCAGGCGAGCGGAGCCAATTGGTGGCAAATTGTCTTCCAAGCTGTGATTCCATCCTCCATCACCTATATGATTTCCTGGACATTTCTCCGCTTTGAGATTAACTTTGCAGTAGCCGTTGCCATGGGAGCAGCAGCAGGAGCCGGCGGAATTGGATTTGACATGTTCATGGCAAGCAGCTTTTATCTGGATATGAGGGAAATCGGGGCAATTACTTATTTTATCCTGGCCGTTGCGATCATCCTTGAAGTCTTTGCTGCCAGGATTAAGAGAAAGCTGAAAACAGCATAGTGAATAAGCCATTGTTTGACCAGGCCCTGATGTGCCTGGTCTTTTATATGTTGCTTTACATTATGACTCTCGCTGGTTAAAAATTTATGTTCTGTGAATCTTTGAAAAAGAATAGATGAATCCGGTGAAAATTAAAAATATGAAATTTTCAGAATTTACTATTGAAATTACAAGATTATCAATCTATAATGAATTTAATTATTTTCATCAGTGGAGAAAATAATAGGCAAAATAAACTTAATGATGAAAAATACATATAATATTTTGCATAATTACTAACATGATGAAAATAATTGTCGTTTTTAAAATCTTTCATATTTAACATCTGAGAAAAGCAAAAAAGACAAAATTGGTTGAGGGGGAAAGAAATTTGAGAAGGGTAAACGTGTGGAAAATGCTGTTTGTTGCTTTAGTATCTGCGATCTTACTGGCTGGCTGTTCCAGCGAAGAAAGCGGCGGAACTTCTGAAAAGGAGAATTCAGGGAAATCAGCCAGCGGCAAGGATCAGGAATTAGTTATTGCAGTAAACGAAAACTTCATATCCATGGACCCGCATAATACGGGCGATACGAATTCAAATTCCGTCCAGACTGCCATGTTAGAGGGATTGCTGGGATCGGATGAAGAAGGGCAAATCATTCCGCAGCTGGCTGAGGAATACAGTGTGAGTGATGATGCACTGGAATATTCATTTAAGCTTCGTCAGGGTGTTACCTTCCATGATGGAGAGTCTTTCAATGCAGAGGCGGTTAAAACCAGCTTTGAAAGGATTATGAATGATGAAAGCCTCCGATTGAATAGCAGGGGATTTAATCTTATTACCAGCATTGATGTGATTGATGATTATCAAGTAAAAGTCACATTAAAAGAACCATATGCAGGTATGCTGACAAGATTTGTTTCCGCTAAAATCTTAAGTCCGAAGTTAATCAATGATTCTTCCGGTGATATTGGCAAAACACCAGTTGGCACCGGTCCATTCAAGTTTGTGGAATGGGTTCAGGGGGACCATTTAACAGTTGAAAGATTTGATGATTATTGGAATAAGGCTGATCGTGTGAAAAAGATTACGTACAAGCCTGTTCCGGAAAATGGCTCTCGTGTAGCTATGCTTAAAACAGGCGAAGCACATGTGATCTATCCGGCGCCAGTACAAAACTTAAAGGAATTGGAGAGCAATTCAGACGTTGAAATTCATAAAATTCCTTCCACGATTGCCCGATATGTATCCATCAATACGATGAAAGAACCGTATGATGACGTCCGCATTCGCCAGGCAATTAACTATGCTGTGAATAAAGAGGCTTTTATAAGTGTTGTAAATTCCGGCTACGGTTTGCCGCTGGACTCGATTATTCCAAGCAAAACCCAGTTCTACTCCAAACAGGAAACCTATGATCACAACATTGAGAAAGCAAAAGAATTAATGAAAGAGGCTGGATTTGAAGATGGCTTCAATGCTGAAATTTGGGGGAACACCAATTCAGACACATTGAAGGGAATGCAGTTTATTCAGCAGCAGTTAAAAGAAATTGGCATTACGGTTGAGATTAAATCAATGGAAGAAGGCACGCTGTCAGATGAGATTTATGGAGCTCAGACACCGGAAGAGGCAAAGGTGCAAATGTGGTATGTCAGCTGGTCTGCGTATCCTTCCGACACTACCAATGCAACGAAGCCATTGTTCAGCAGCAGCTCATTCCCGCCGGATGGAGCGAATACTGCATACTACAAAAATGATGATGTAGATAAGTGGATTACAGAGGTAAATCAAACAGCAGATCCTGACAAGCAGGCAGAAATCTACAGCAATATTCAATCAACTATCTACAAAGATGCACCTTGGATTTTCCTTGGGGTAGATGAGATCTTAGCAGGTTCAAGATCTAATGTCGAGGGTGTCTTCATTTCTCCAACAGGCGGAATTAACGTGACAGACGCGAATCTTAAGTAAAATCCAGGCAATCAGAAGAGGCAAAGGTTTACTAGACCACATGCCTCTTCCTTTCTAAGAAAGGGGTTTTCATTTTGCTTCAATATATTTTAAAGAGAATCCTGGAAATGATCCCAATCCTATTTATTGTTTCCATATTAATCTTTTTTTTCACTCATTTAATTCCTGGAGATCCTGCCAGATTAGTTGCCGGAAAGGATGCAACTCTTGAAGAGGTCAATATAATCAGGGCGGAGCTGGGACTCGATAAACCGATTTGGGATCAATACATTACATACATGAGCAATTTATTTCAGGGAGATTTGGGGACTTCCTTAAAGACAGGTCTTCCGGTTTCAGAGATGTTTGCAGACCGCTTTATGCCCTCCATCTATTTAACGTTTATGAGTATGGGCTGGGCATTGGTGCTTGGCTTGTTAATTGGCACACTGTCAGCGGTATTCAAAAATAAATGGCCGGATTATCTTGGGATGGTCACTGCCGTTTCAGGAATTTCCATGCCGGGATTTTGGCTTGGCTTGATTCTTATCCAGATTTTTTCTGTCAAGCTGGGGTGGTTTCCGACAGGGGGGGCTGAGAGCTGGAAAAGCTATATATTGCCTTCCCTCACTTTAGGGGCAGGCATCATGTCCATGCTTGCCAGGTTTACCAGGTCATCTTTGCTTGAGACGTTAAGAGCAGATTTTATCCGGACCGGAAGAGCAAAAGGCCTCAAGGAATCTGTAGTCATTCCAAAGCATGCATTGAGAAACTCTTTAATTCCCGTCGTAACCATTGCCGGGCTGCAGTTTGGCTTCCTGCTGGGCGGATCGGTTGTCGTGGAGACTGTATTTAGCTTTCCGGGAATGGGGAGATTGCTGATTGATTCCATTGCCTTCAGAGACTATCCAGTCATTCAGGCCGAGCTATTGCTTTTTTCCATTGAATTTATTCTTGTTAATTTAATCGTAGACATCATGTACAGTATGCTGAATCCGAAAATACGCTACGTTTCCTAGAGGAGGGGAATCATGGAAATCATAAAAGAAGTAAATGCCTATACCCCAGTGATTCCAAAGAAAAAATACTCACCTGTTAAAGAATTCTTTAAGAACTGGAAAAAGCAAAAAACGGCATTTTGGGCAAGCATGTTTATTCTGCTGCTAATCATCATTGCCATCATTGGACCGTATATTGCACCCTTTGATCCGTACGAGCCGGATTACAACACGACGCTCCAGGGTCCAAGCAAGGAACACTGGGCAGGGACGGATGAATACGGACGCGATATTTTCAGCCGTTTGCTCGTCGGTGCGAGAATTTCACTTGGTGTCAGTTTTCTGGCTGTTTTTTTGGGAGCGGCTGGAGGAATTATTCTTGGATTAATGAGCGGTTATTTTGGCGGCTGGCTGGATCGTCTAATCATGCGGGGCAGTGATGTTATGTTTGCGTTTCCGGATCTGCTGCTGGCAATCGCCATTGTGGCCATTTTAGGACCGGGATTAACAAATGTGGTGATTGCCGTGTCCATTTTCAGCATCCCGTCTTTTGCAAGACTTGTGAGAGGCTCGACATTAGAGGGGAAAGAGACCGTCTTTGTGGAAGCGGCGAAATCAATGGGGGCCTCGCACCGGAGGATTATGTTCAAGCATATTTTTCCTGAAACTCTGGGAAGTTTGATTGTCTTTATTACGATGAGAATTGGAACGGCTATTTTAGCGGCCTCCAGTTTGAGTTTCCTGGGTCTTGGAGCCAGTCCTGAAACACCGGATTGGGGTGCTATGCTCAGCCTTGGCCGTGATTATTTAGGAACAGCTTCCCATGTTGTCATGATGCCGGGATTAGCGATCTTTTTGACAGTGCTTGCTTTCAATCTTGTCGGAGATGGGCTCCGTGATGTCCTGGACCCTAAAACGAAGAATGAGTAAGGGAGATTGAAAAAATGGAGAAGCTATTGCAGATAAACCAGCTGGAGACACAATTTACAAAGGATAAGCAAAAGCTGAAAATTTTACGGGGTGTCAGTTTTCATATCAATAAAGGAGAGGTGCTTGGGCTCGTAGGAGAATCCGGCTGCGGCAAAAGTTTAACCTCCCTGTCGATCATGAAATTATTTAAAGGCACAAGCGGAGAAATATCGGGCGGAAGCATTTCCTTCAAAGGCGAGGATCTTACTCATAAATCAGAGAGGGAAATGAGAAAGATCCGCGGAAAACAAATGGCCATGATTTTTCAGGAGCCGATGACTTCATTAAATCCCGTAATGAAAATAGGAGAACAGCTGCTGGAGCCCATCCGGCTGCATCTTAATTTAAACGAAAAACAGGCTAAGGAGCATGTGATTTTTATTTTAAAGAAAGTTGGGATTCCCCGGGCAGAGGAAATCGTTTATGAATTTCCCCATCAGCTGTCTGGAGGGATGCGGCAAAGGATTATGATTGCCATGGCCATGGCCTGCAATCCACAGCTTCTAATAGCAGATGAACCGACGACTGCACTGGATGTAACGATTCAGGCGCAGATACTGGAATTGATGAAACAGCTGCAGCGAGAGGAAGGCATGTCCGTTCTATTAATAACCCATGATTTGGGTGTAGTGGCGGAAATGTGTGACCGGGTAGCAGTCATGTATGCAGGCCGAGTAGTAGAGGAAGCGAATGTATTCGATTTATTTGAAAGCCCTATGCATCCTTATACGAAAGGACTGATAGGATCTGTTCCAAAAATCGGGCAGAGAAAGGATAAACTGACATCCATTAAAGGGAATGTTCCCGACCCCAGCAATATGCCAAAGGGCTGCAAATTTGCTCCTAGATGCAATGATGCCATGGCTATTTGTTTAGAGGAAGAGCCGGGTGCCACCGATTTGGGAGATGGGAGAATGTGCAGCTGCTGGATGATTGAAGAAGGGAGGAAGAATGTATATGCCTGAGACACTGCTGAAAATAAACGGGCTGAAAAAGTCATTCACGCTTCCGGGTGGCATGTTTGCCAAAAAAAGATCATTAAAGGCAGTTCATGATGTGTCGTTCGGCATTGAGCAGGGAACTACATACAGTCTGGTTGGAGAAAGCGGGTGCGGCAAGTCTACAACAGGACGGCTGATCTCAAGGCTGCTGACTCCCAGCCACGGTGAAATCTGGATTGATGGCGAAGAAATTTCACAAAAGAAAGAATCGCAGCTGAAATTGGTAAGAAAAAAGGTGCAGATGATCTTTCAGGACCCGTATGCATCTCTTAATCCAAGAATGAAAGTAAGAGAGATTATTGCCGAACCGCTTGTGATTCATACGAAACTATCAAAAGCCGAACGGAATCATCTAGTTTCAGAAATGCTCGAAGTCGTTGGACTGACAGAACATCATGCAGACCGGTATGCTCATGAATTCAGCGGCGGCCAGCGCCAGCGGATCGGCATTGCCAGGGCGCTGATTATGAAGCCTAAGCTCATTATAGCTGATGAACCCGTATCCGCTCTTGATGTTTCCATCCAGTCTCAAATCCTGAACTTATTAAAAGATTTGCAGACTGAATTTAATCTTACCTACCTATTTATTTCACATGATTTAAGTGTAGTCGAACACATCAGCGACAGCATTGGAGTTATGTATCTTGGCACAATCGTTGAATCAGGCCCAAAGGATGTCATCTTCTCAAATCCGCAGCATCCTTATACAAAAGCACTGTTATCTTCTGTGCCAGTCCCGGATCCAAGGCTGAGAAGGGAGCGGATTGTCCTGCAGGGAGACTTGCCGAGTCCGGTTAACCCGCCTTCCGGGTGCCGCTTTCATACAAGGTGTCCTGCCTGTATGGATATTTGCAGAACTGTGGAACCAGAGGTGAAAAAAGGGCTGGCTGATGATCATTTTGTTGCATGTCATTTAATGGATTAGCCAAACGTGCCGTTTCAATGAGATATTTCTTAAGGTTTTTTCGCTCTGCAGGAATTTATCGGTCACTTGGCGGTATTTCAGCATTCCTGCAAATTCACTATAAAAATACTGGAAATAGGAGAGGATTTTCATGAAGGTTGGACTTAGCACGTACAGTTTAGTAAGAGAATTAAGAGATGGCAATATGACGGTTCTGGATGTGATCGACTGGATTGCCGAAAATGGCGGGGAGCATATGGAAATTGTCCCTTATGGTTTTTCGGTTGTGGATAATGCGGAGCTGGCACATCAAATTAAGACAAGAGCAGAATCAGCTGGGATTGAACTTTCTGCCTATTCCCTGCCGGCCAATTTTGTTCAGCCAACACAGGAAGCATTCGAACAAGAAGTGGAGAGGCTGAAAGAGCATGTTGATATCGTTAATCTCATGGGTATTAAGATTATGCGCCATGATGTAACAGCATTTCAGCTTAAGCCAGAAGAAATGACAATTCATTACTTTGAAGAGCATTTTGATAAGTTAGTAGAAGGAAGCCGTCAAATCGCAGACTATGCAGCACAATACGGCATTACGACTACCATTGAAAACCACGGATTCAATGTCCAATCGAGCGACCGTGTACAGCGTGTTATTCATGCGGTTAACCGTCCTAACTTCAAAACAACTCTTGATGTCGGCAACTTCCTTTGCATTGATGAGGAACCGCTTGTTGGGGTGAAAAAGAATCTAAAATACGCAGCAACGGTCCATTTAAAAGATTTCTATATTCGCCCATATTTTGAGAATCCGGGTGATGGGGTCTGGTTCAGAACTGTAAATGAAAACTATTTGCGCGGAGCCATCGTTGGCCACGGAGATCTAAATATACGCGAGATTATTAGATTAATTAAGGGTTCCGGTTATGATGGGTACTTGACAGTAGAATTTGAAGGCATGGAAGATTGCAGGACTGGTTCGAAGATTGGCATGGATAATGTAAGAAGATTATGGAATGAAGTGCAGGCAGTGAATGATTCTAAGCCAGTGTTGAAAGGGTGAAGAAAATGGAGCCTTTAAGAGTCTGTATCATAGGAACCGGATCGATATCTGATATGCACTTCAAGTCTTTTGCCAATAATCCTGACGCCATTCTGTATGGAGTTTTTGATTATTCTGAGGAAAGAGCGGAAGCGAAGGCGCTGCAATATGGGATCAGCCATGTATATAGGAATATAGAAGAAGTGTACAGTGACCCAAATGTCGATGCAGTAAGCATTTGCACCTGGAATAATAGCCATGCGGAGTTATCAGCTGGCGCACTCAATGCTGGAAAACATGTCCTGGTAGAAAAGCCTTTGGCCATGAATGTTGAAGAAGCCCTGAAAGTGGAAGCAGCTGCGAGGAATAGTGAGAAAAACCTGCAGGTAGGGTTTGTCCGAAGATTTGCTACAAATACGAAAGTGCTGAAATCATTTATAGATAATGGAACATTAGGCGACATTTATTATGCAAAAGCCTCGTGTCTGCGCCGCCTGGGGAATCCCGGAGGCTGGTTTGCAGACAAGGATCGATCAGGGGGAGGCCCTTTAATTGACCTTGGTGTCCATGTCATCGATGTGTGCTGGTACCTAATGGGCCGTCCAAAAGTGAAGTCTATTTCCGGTAACGTATACAGCAAGCTGGGGAACAGAGGAAATGTCGAGAATTTAAGTTTTTATAAAGCGGCAGATTATCATAAAGACCGGAATACAGTAGAAGATTTAGCGAACGCCCTGATTACCTTTGAGAACGGAGCATCTTTATTTGTGGATGTATCTTATACACTTCATGCGAAACAAGATGAAATTGGAGTCAAATTATATGGCACAAAAGGCGGGGCAGAACTGGAGCCTGAATTGGCCATTATAAGTGAAGAAAATAACACCATTTTGAATATTCACCCGCAAATGGACCATTTAACATTTGATTTTGCCAATGCCTTTCAGAATCAGATTGATTCCTTTGTTTCGAGCTGTATAGCAGGTACAAATCCATTGTCCCCTGTAGAAGATGGGGTGGAAATGATGAAGATCCTTGCTGGCATTTATGAAGCGGCTGATAAGAAATGTGAGGTGACATTTGCCTAAAATGAAGACTGTAAAACTCTCAAATAAAATCGGAGTTATGGTAGATAGCCTGCGTCTGCCCTTGTATGAAGGACTTAAAGTCTGCAAGGATATGGGGGCTGATGGTGTACAAATATATGCGGTTGAAGGAGAAATGGCTCCTGAAAATATGGATCAAACTTCCCGTAAAAAACTTAAGAGCTATTTAGATTCCATTGGCCTTGAAATATCTGCCCTTTGCGGTGACCTCGGGGGACATGGGTTTCAGGATGCTGAGCAAAATCTAATTAAAATCGAAAAATCCAAACGCATTTTGGATCTCGCTGCAGAATTGGGTACAAATATTGTGACGACGCATATTGGCATTATACCAGAGGAGCAGGATAGCCCCATTTACGCAGCCATGCAGGCAGCATGTGAAGAGCTGGCTGTTTACGCAAGAAGCATGGATGCCTATTTTGCCATTGAGACAGGTCCTGAACCATCTGTCAGGCTCAAAAACTTTCTGGATACCCTGAGCACGAATGGGGTATCAGTTAATTTTGATCCGGCGAATATGGTGATGGTAACCGGTGATGACCCGGCAGAGGGGGTAAGACTCCTTAAGGATTATATTGTCCATACCCATGTGAAGGATGGCAGGAGGCTAAAGCCTGCTGATCCCCGTGATGTATACGGGTTCCTCGGATATGGAGGAGGCACAGACCATGCAAAAATTGCAGAAATGGTTGCCTCTGGTGAGTATTTTAGGGAGCTGCCTCTCGGAAAGGGAGAGGTTGATTTCCAGGCTTACTTTGATGCTTTGAACGAAATCAATTATCAGGGGTACTTAACCATTGAAAGAGAAGTGGGCCAAAATCCAATCCGTGATATTGCGGAAGCAGTAGAATTCATCAAAAACTTTAGGTAAATGGATTCATGCTTTGAACAAAGTGTATAATGGGAGAGGGATTTCCAATGTAAGCTTCCAAAAGGGATAGAGTTTTTTCTTTTGGAAGCTTAAACGAACTGGCGCAGAAAAGTGCTCAAGTTTTTAAAGGATGATGTTGGTTTTCCCAATGAAGGCGAGAGTCAACACGATTCTTTAAATGCACCTTCAGAGTGGTAAGTCTAAATCTGCAGGCATAAAGAAGGTAGGATAATGGAGAAACATGATCAGCTCTTAATGAAAAGACAAAATAAAAATCTTGTTCTTGATATTTTAAAGACTAAGTCTCCTATATCAAGGATTGATATCGCGAAAATGACAGGGATGAGCCCTACTTCCATAACACGTATTGTCAATGAGCTTCAGCTGCAGGGATACGTAAGGGAGACAAAAGCAGTTGCATCCGGAGTCGGGAGAAAAGCGACTTTGCTGGAAGTTT is a genomic window containing:
- a CDS encoding sugar phosphate isomerase/epimerase family protein, with amino-acid sequence MKTVKLSNKIGVMVDSLRLPLYEGLKVCKDMGADGVQIYAVEGEMAPENMDQTSRKKLKSYLDSIGLEISALCGDLGGHGFQDAEQNLIKIEKSKRILDLAAELGTNIVTTHIGIIPEEQDSPIYAAMQAACEELAVYARSMDAYFAIETGPEPSVRLKNFLDTLSTNGVSVNFDPANMVMVTGDDPAEGVRLLKDYIVHTHVKDGRRLKPADPRDVYGFLGYGGGTDHAKIAEMVASGEYFRELPLGKGEVDFQAYFDALNEINYQGYLTIEREVGQNPIRDIAEAVEFIKNFR